ATGTAGACCATTTCCATGTCGAAGGCGAGGAAGAGGAGGGCCATGGCGTAATAGCGGACGTGGAAGCGGCTCCAGGCGTGGACGCGTGGCGGCTTGCCCCCGGCGAAGGGGACGCGCTCCGGCGCGGTCCACCCCGGCGGGTTCAGCGCGTCGCCCAGCCAGCGGAGGACCAGCCATGCGCCGGCCGCTCCCAGGAAGACGGTTAGCGCGCCAGCAAGCGGAGCCACTCAATCCTCCGCGTCGTCCTGGGGGTGAGCCTCGAATTCCTGCCGGCACTCCTGACTGCAGAAGTAATATGTCCGGCCACCGTATTCCGCCGCAGCCACCGCGTCCTCCTGGGCCACCCTCATGCCGCACACCGGGTCCGTGACCTGAGCCCTGGGGCATCTCCTTTCCGGTGCATCCGCTGCAGGGACCGCTTGCCGTGCCGGGGCGTATGCCCCAATTTGGCATGGCAGCCTCCAGGAGGTAAGGGATGCTCACGTTTACGGACGCGGCCAGAGAGACGATCCTGGCGCTCATGCGGGAAGGCTATACGGAACACCCCGCGCTGCGGGTAGCCGTAGCGCCCGGTTGCAGCCCCCTGGCGCCGGAGTATGAGCTGTCGCTGGTGGATGAGGCGGAGGAGTCGCCTGACGACGTCGTGGTCGATGGCTTCGGCTTCAAGGTTCTGGTAGACCTCGAGTCCGCCGGCCGGCTGCAGGGCGCGACTGTCGACTATGTCCAGCGGGAGCTGGAAAGCGGGTTCGAGGTCCGCGCCGCAAACACGCAGCTCCTAGCTGGCGGGCCTCCAGCGGGGCCGCTGGCGGAGCGGGTGCAGGAGGTGATCGAGCGCCAGATCAATCCTGCCATCGCCGCCCACGGCGGGCGGATTGCGCTGGTGGACGTCCGCGAGAACGTGGTCTACCTGCAGATGAGCGGCGGCTGCCAGGGGTGCGGCATGGCCCGGGTCACGCTCTCGCAGGGCGTCGAGCGCATGATCAAGCAGGCTGTGCCCGAGATCGTGGCCATCCAGGACGTGACCGACCACCTGGCCGGCAGCAACCCGTACTTCGCCACAGCCAAGTAGCTGGAGCCTTACCCTCGCCAGCCGCGCCGCTCGCGCCCAGCCGCCGCGCCGGACCGGCTTCCCGCGCCGCCCTTATCGGACCAGTTTCCCATCTTTCTTGTGGGCCGGGAATCCTGTCCTGCGGGCCCGCTTGCCTTTGCCGCTCCGGGACCGAGGCCAGGGCCGGCCCTGGGATCGACCAGCCTGGAAGATGGAAACATGGTCCTCATTCGATGATCACCTCCAGCCGGCGGTGCGCCTGGCGCAGCGCGGCTTCCACCTCCGCCGGCGTATCCGCGCGCGCGAAGACGAACCCGAGATAGCGGTTCCCCTCTGGCAAGGGCACCACCCGCTGACCGGGGTTGATGGCGGGCACAACGTTTTCCACGCCGGGCACGGCGCGCGCCGCTTCCAGGCCGCGCATGGCGCGCAGGGTGCCGGCCCTGGGGATCGGGATCATAAGCACGCCCGCCGCGCGCTCCTCGCGTTGCCAGGTGTGCGTGGGCCGTCCCAGGGCGTGGGCCAGCAGCAGCTCCTCGAGCGAGGCGCCAGTGGAGGAGCGGAGCACGCGCGAGCAGAGTCCGCCGATGGAGCGGGGCGCCAGCTCGAGCGGCCAGACACCGGCGGCGTTGTAGCGCAGCTCGGCGTGCACGGGACCGTCGCGCAGTCCCAGCGCCGCCGCGCTGCGCGCGGTGGAGTCGGCGAGGGTCGCCTGGACTTTGGCAGGCAGGCGGGAGGGCGTGATGTAGAAGGTCTCCTCGAAGAACGGCCCCTCCAGAGGATCGGGCTTGTCGAACAGCGCCAGGACGCGGAGCTCGCCGCGGGCGAGCAGCCCTTCCAGGGCCAGCTCGAGGCCGGGCAGGTAACTCTCGACCAGGATCTTCCCGGCCAGGTCGCCGCCGCGGCGGGTGACGTCGGGCTGCGCCAGCAGAGCGGCGACGCGCCGGAACGCGGCCGTGAAGGCGGCGGGGTCATCGGCACGGATGACGCCGCGGCTGGCGGACAGGAACACGGGCTTAAGCACGCAGGGGAAGCTGATGCGCTGGGCGGCGTCCTCGGGGTCCATGTCTACGGGGAGCAGCCAGAAATCCGGACCCGGAATGCCGGCACGGCTCAGCGCCTGGCGCATGGTGTGCTTGTGCCGGGCGGCACGCACGGCCTGGGGCGGGTTGTGCTGGAGGCCCAGGGCCGCGGCGGCCGCCGCGGCCAGCACGGCGCCGTCGTCCTCGGCGGCGATCACCGCATCCAGAGGATAGCTGCGGGCGAAGTCCACGATCGCGCGCGTCGAGCCCTCGACATCGGCGAAGTCCAGGGTCAGCGAAGCGCCGGTAGTGAACGCCGCCAGCGCCTGGCGCTCCTCCGAGCCGACCGCGACCTCCACGCCCAGGCGTGCGGCAGCGGACAGGAACGCTTCAGCGCGGTAGCTGCTGGTGGCGAGGAGGAGGAGGAGACGGTGCATGAGTGGTCAGGCGTTCACCCCAGCAGCTCCGGTTGCAGGCTCAGGCTGGCATTTTAGCTGCTGCGGGGTATTCTGAGGAAGCGGGAGGATACCTCCCTGAGATCAGTGAATAGGGGAGCCCCGCCGCCAGCCCAGGGGTGGTCAGGGGTGGTCACAGCAACGGGCGCGCACGTGCACGAGTCAGGAGTACGTGCACGTGTACGTTACCAGCTCTTGTGAGCCAGGGAGTCCGGAGATGGAGTTCAAGACCGCCGGGTTCCACCATATCACGATGGTCTCGGGAAATGCCCCGCGCACCCTCGAGTTCTACCGGGACACCCTGGGACTGGGGCTGGTCAAGCGCACAGTGAACTTCGATGATCCGGGCTCCTATCACCTCTACTTCGGCGATGCCACAGGGGCGCCGGGCACGATTGTCACCTTCTTCGAGTGGCGCGACGCGCGCCGGGGCGGCTGGGGCGTGGGCGGCGTCCACCACCTGGCCCTGGGCGTGGCCACGCCGGAAGCGCAGCTCAAGTGGAAGCGCTGGCTGATGGACCGGGGCGTGCCGGTTTCGGGGCCGTATGACCGGGGGTGGTTCCGGAGCATCTACTTCACGGATCCGGACGGGCATATCCTGGAAATCGCCACGCGTGGGCCGGGATACGCACTGGATGAGCCTGCAGACGCGCTGGGCCGGGAGCTGGTCATGCCCAGGCCGGAGCAGCTCCGGGGCGGCAGGGACGAGGAGGCAATCCGGCGGCTGAGCCACCCGGGGCCGGTAGCCGCGATCGGCGAGGATATGGCGCTCGAGGGGATCCACCACATCACCGGGATCACGGACGACATCGAGCGCGCAGGCGAGTTCCTGGAGGCGGCGCTGGGGCTGCGGCTGGTGAAGCGCAGCGTGAACCAGGATGATCCGGCCACGCCGCATTACTTCTGGGCCAGCTATGACGGCCGGTCCGTCGCGCCGCACAGCAGCTTGACGCTGTTCGGCTGGCCGGGTTCCCGGCACTATGCGCGGCTGGGCGTGGGGCAGGCGCACCACATCGCCTTCCGTGCGGCGGCCCCGGAGCAGCAGCTTGGGTGGCGGGAGCATCTGCTCGGGTTGGGGGTGGATGTCTCGCCCGTTATGGAGCGCAGCTATTTCCGGAGCATCTACTTCCGCGCGCCTGACGGGTTGCTGCTCGAGATCGCGACCGATGGCCCGGGCTTCACCGTGGACGAGGATGCGGCGGCGCTGGGGCGCTTGCTCAAGCTGCCCGTCTGGCTGGAGCCGCGGCGCGAGGAGATCGAGCCCGCACTCGCGCCCCTGGGGTAGGTGCCGGCCGGAGCCGGAGAGCTTCGAGTCGAGCCAGCAGGCGCTGGGCGCGTGGCTGGATACCGTTGCCTCTCAATTCCCGGTGGGCCCCGGACGGCTGGTGCTGGGGGGCTTCTCGCAGGGCGGGACCATGAGCCTGGCGTACGCGCTGCGCCGGCCGGGCGCCGTGGCTGCCGTCCTTAACTTCAGCGGATTCCTCCCCGATCACCCGCGCGTGCGGGTCGCGCCGGACACGGTAGTGGGGACGTCCTTCTTCTGGGGCCATGGTACCCGGGACCCGGCGATCCCCTTCGAGCTGGCGCAAGCCGGCCGGGCGACGCTGGCGGCGGCGGGCGCGCAGCTCGAGGCCCGGGACTACCCGATCGGCCACTGGATCGACCCCGTCGAGTTGCGCGACGCCGTCGAGTTCCTGGAGACGGTGCTGCGCTGAGCCCTGCGCCGCGCTGTACGACTGGCCCGCCCTGCTCGGATTGGGATGACATGGAGATTTCGTGTTCGCGACCGTAGCCCTGCCGCTCTGGCTCCTGCTTCTGCTCCTGCTGCTGGCTGGCTGGGCGCTGCTCGACCGGCTGCTCGTGCCCAGTGTGCGCTGGTTCCTGCGCCAGCAGACCAACCGCTTGATCGACGAGGTCAACACGCGGTTGCGCATCGAGATCCCGGCCTTCCGGCTGACGCGGCGGGAGGTGCTGGTCGAGCAGCTTCTCTACGACGCCAGGGTGCAGGAGTCGGTCGCGGTGCACGCCCGGGAGCACGGGCTGCCGCGCGAGGTGGTCATGCAGCAGGTCGAGCGCTACGCGCGCGAGATCGTGCCCGCGTTCAACCCCTACCTGTATTTCCGGGTCGGCTACTGGCTGGCCCGGCGCGTCGCCCGGCTGCTGTACCGCGTGCGCCTGGGCTACTCGGACGAGGCGGGGCTGGCTGGCATCGAGCGCGGCGCCACGGTGGTGTTCGTGATGAACCACCGCAGCAACGTGGACTACATCCTGGTGGCTTACCTGGCGGCGAAGCGTGCGGCGCTGAGCTATGCGGTGGGCGAGTGGGCGCGCATCTGGCCGCTGCAGACGCTGGTGCGCAGTCTGGGCGCCTACTTCATCCGGCGCAACTGCGGCGAGGACCTCTACCGCCGGGTGCTCGAGCGCTACATCTACCTGGCCACGACGGCGGGGGTCACGCAGGCGCTGTATCCGGAGGGCGGACTGAGTCGGGACGGGCGGCTGCGCGAGCCCAAGCTGGGGCTGCTGGATTACCTGCTCCGGGCCTTCGACCCGCAGGGCCCGCGCGACCTGGTGTTCGTGCCCGTAGGCCTGAACTACGACCGCACCCTCGAGGACCGCACGCTGCTGCGCGAGGCGCGGCTGGGGCGGCGCCAGGGCGAGCGGCTGCGCGCCGTCGCCTACACCTTGCGCTTCCTGCTGCGCAACCTCTGGCTGGCGCTGCGCAGCCGCTGGCACCGCTTCGGCTACGCCTGCGTCAACTTCGGCTCGC
Above is a window of Gemmatimonadota bacterium DNA encoding:
- a CDS encoding 1-acyl-sn-glycerol-3-phosphate acyltransferase — encoded protein: MFATVALPLWLLLLLLLLAGWALLDRLLVPSVRWFLRQQTNRLIDEVNTRLRIEIPAFRLTRREVLVEQLLYDARVQESVAVHAREHGLPREVVMQQVERYAREIVPAFNPYLYFRVGYWLARRVARLLYRVRLGYSDEAGLAGIERGATVVFVMNHRSNVDYILVAYLAAKRAALSYAVGEWARIWPLQTLVRSLGAYFIRRNCGEDLYRRVLERYIYLATTAGVTQALYPEGGLSRDGRLREPKLGLLDYLLRAFDPQGPRDLVFVPVGLNYDRTLEDRTLLREARLGRRQGERLRAVAYTLRFLLRNLWLALRSRWHRFGYACVNFGSPLSMRAYCAARGLDFRRLGKEERFPLVAELGRELMAAVAAVIPVLPVSLVATVFLRSQPLRLSELELKARVQELIAELEAAGRHVYVPRRDRDYALTVGLRLLTLRHLVDEQDGLYVARESELELLEYYANAIGHLLPAPVAAVGAGMGAVLDSRVAAH
- a CDS encoding NADH-quinone oxidoreductase subunit A, producing MAPLAGALTVFLGAAGAWLVLRWLGDALNPPGWTAPERVPFAGGKPPRVHAWSRFHVRYYAMALLFLAFDMEMVY
- a CDS encoding NifU family protein — protein: MLTFTDAARETILALMREGYTEHPALRVAVAPGCSPLAPEYELSLVDEAEESPDDVVVDGFGFKVLVDLESAGRLQGATVDYVQRELESGFEVRAANTQLLAGGPPAGPLAERVQEVIERQINPAIAAHGGRIALVDVRENVVYLQMSGGCQGCGMARVTLSQGVERMIKQAVPEIVAIQDVTDHLAGSNPYFATAK
- a CDS encoding ATP-grasp domain-containing protein, whose translation is MHRLLLLLATSSYRAEAFLSAAARLGVEVAVGSEERQALAAFTTGASLTLDFADVEGSTRAIVDFARSYPLDAVIAAEDDGAVLAAAAAAALGLQHNPPQAVRAARHKHTMRQALSRAGIPGPDFWLLPVDMDPEDAAQRISFPCVLKPVFLSASRGVIRADDPAAFTAAFRRVAALLAQPDVTRRGGDLAGKILVESYLPGLELALEGLLARGELRVLALFDKPDPLEGPFFEETFYITPSRLPAKVQATLADSTARSAAALGLRDGPVHAELRYNAAGVWPLELAPRSIGGLCSRVLRSSTGASLEELLLAHALGRPTHTWQREERAAGVLMIPIPRAGTLRAMRGLEAARAVPGVENVVPAINPGQRVVPLPEGNRYLGFVFARADTPAEVEAALRQAHRRLEVIIE
- a CDS encoding VOC family protein is translated as MEFKTAGFHHITMVSGNAPRTLEFYRDTLGLGLVKRTVNFDDPGSYHLYFGDATGAPGTIVTFFEWRDARRGGWGVGGVHHLALGVATPEAQLKWKRWLMDRGVPVSGPYDRGWFRSIYFTDPDGHILEIATRGPGYALDEPADALGRELVMPRPEQLRGGRDEEAIRRLSHPGPVAAIGEDMALEGIHHITGITDDIERAGEFLEAALGLRLVKRSVNQDDPATPHYFWASYDGRSVAPHSSLTLFGWPGSRHYARLGVGQAHHIAFRAAAPEQQLGWREHLLGLGVDVSPVMERSYFRSIYFRAPDGLLLEIATDGPGFTVDEDAAALGRLLKLPVWLEPRREEIEPALAPLG
- a CDS encoding dienelactone hydrolase family protein — encoded protein: MRRRWGACSSCPSGWSRGARRSSPHSRPWGRCRPEPESFESSQQALGAWLDTVASQFPVGPGRLVLGGFSQGGTMSLAYALRRPGAVAAVLNFSGFLPDHPRVRVAPDTVVGTSFFWGHGTRDPAIPFELAQAGRATLAAAGAQLEARDYPIGHWIDPVELRDAVEFLETVLR
- a CDS encoding YHS domain-containing protein yields the protein MRVAQEDAVAAAEYGGRTYYFCSQECRQEFEAHPQDDAED